The Temnothorax longispinosus isolate EJ_2023e chromosome 7, Tlon_JGU_v1, whole genome shotgun sequence genome contains a region encoding:
- the LOC139816109 gene encoding uncharacterized protein, protein MAQPPESVPVHCYTNPSFCRQSEYIPDDHVNDLPPPPQQFQGSDDLPPPPPPLQLQCHAAGQSNPAFQAPPETTLNVCESRDRYCYLEGNRAPTHRRYASLPVEESRVTYNQSSRYEYIEQDEAERSQLPRRNSSRYEFIPRQQVQQRSAPATNQDDRGGPQTRTCRGNAGRYALIPGDQDYQEDHGPQWSNAKSAPRHINTPQGRYIRVPLQEEIPPALPERNAQELSVSPKNNLATQKLHEILSTPRKPRSRSEERTLSPKRQQSFNQTGTPQRRALTPAGSPNGRTFSPTRTTPQGTPHRAFSPTGPQTSTPNKESSARRCLPLLENSSRQQDLCPASNCGRLRYVGTAPVDLMNMSHEPPPRYAYTESGLESMPMMSGSPKYQVVPAEQKNYQSVESAFMARTAVVPPLSPPNSDANTTLASGMEKHDRKSAPILLILVGLLTCGLALYLSWSQGRRYYFDSAVGCGACCALAGACRSLRKTWTGLGLAGLSALSCAGLLLLAAKSPRDGTPLHDITAGALCGVSVLGAGLALLALLKPKCNLGRHRRVHSWIPRFSP, encoded by the exons ATGGCTCAGCCACCTGAATCGGTGCCGGTGCATTGCTACACGAATCCGTCATTCTGCCGTCAATCGGAGTACATCCCGGACGATCATGTTAACGacctgccgccgccgccgcagcAGTTTCAAGGAAGCGACGATTTACCGCCGCCTCCGCCGCCGTTGCAATTGCAATGTCACGCCGCGGGTCAGAGCAATCCGGCCTTCCAAGCCCCGCCGGAGACAACGTTGAACGTCTGCGAGTCACGAGACCGGTATTGTTATCTGGAGGGTAACAGGGCCCCCACGCACAGGAGATACGCCAGTCTTCCGGTGGAGGAGTCTCGCGTGACTTACAACCAGTCCTCGCGATACGAATACATAGAGCAGGACGAGGCGGAGAGGAGCCAGTTGCCGCGCAGGAACTCGTCGAGGTACGAGTTCATTCCACGCCAGCAGGTGCAACAACGTTCCGCGCCGGCGACCAACCAAGACGATCGAGGAGGGCCGCAGACGCGAACGTGTCGCGGCAATGCCGGTAGATATGCTCTTATACCGGGTGACCAAGACTATCAAGAAGACCACGGCCCGCAATGGAGTAATGCGAAATCGGCGCCTCGACACATCAACACTCCGCAGG GTCGTTACATCAGAGTACCTCTGCAAGAAGAGATTCCGCCGGCACTTCCCGAGAGAAACGCACAGGAGCTCTCGGTGTCGCCGAAGAACAACTTAGCTACGCAGAAACTACATGAAATACTATCCACACCCAGAAAACCGAGATCCAGATCCGAAGAGAGGACTCTATCGCCGAAGAGGCAACAATCATTCAATCAAACCGGCACACCGCAACGAAGGGCACTCACTCCTGCCGGATCCCCAAATg GTCGTACCTTCAGTCCAACGCGCACAACTCCTCAGGGTACACCTCACCGAGCCTTCTCGCCGACAGGACCTCAGACTTCGACGCCTAACAAGGAATCATCAGCTCGCAGATGTCTTCCTCTGCTGGAGAACTCATCCCGACAGCAGGACCTTTGTCCAGCCAGTAATTGCGGCCGGCTTCGTTACGTTGGTACCGCCCCGGTGGATTTAATGAACATGAGTCATGAGCCGCCGCCTCGCTACGCTTATACGGAAAGCGGTCTCGAGTCCATGCCGATGATGTCCGGATCGCCCAAGTATCAGGTGGTACCCGCCGAACAGAAGAACTATCAAAGCGTAGAAAGTGCATTTATGGCTCGAACCGCCGTC GTACCTCCATTATCTCCTCCGAATAGCGACGCGAATACGACGCTGGCGAGCGGTATGGAAAAACATGACAGAAAGAGCGCACCGATACTTTTGATATTAGTCGGTCTTCTCACATGTGGTCTCGCCCTGTACCTATCCTGGTCGCAAGGAAGAAG ATACTACTTCGACAGTGCGGTCGGTTGCGGTGCCTGCTGCGCTCTAGCAGGTGCATGCAGAAGTCTGCGAAAGACCTGGACAGGACTTGGCCTGGCTGGACTGTCGGCATTGAGCTGCGCTGGTCTTCTGCTGCTCGCCGCTAAATCTCCGAGAGACGGCACACCCCTTCATGATATTACGGCCGGCGCCCTGTGCGGCGTGTCGGTCTTAGGCGCTGGTTTAGCCTTGTTGGCTCTTCTGAAGCCGAAATGCAATCTCGGACGTCATAGACGAGTACATTCTTGGATACCACGGTTCTCTCCTTAG
- the LOC139817032 gene encoding uncharacterized protein codes for MKKASMNALTIFAFFIFASQMLHIRAKVTVLRGLAKDLSRVKSICFSEDDGGALVWNHYLIWRYNKAEENTFKFHGLNEFSNNETDCKMNANEGCLESWTKTNWSLTNSIKTAMGPVFDQRWEEFKQYENFQDTYDYVDFELTTEVKLSFSVRGSRDAYIFICNGKNYDRDLCYWIVIGGWANTKSVIRKCTSGVPLPGKFPKGSSECGKTQDYFWHTPLSESEWRSFLITWDPAMRKIIVYDTDKIIMTYTDEERNNLHSHNNYYMYIRSPTAMLLRFHIYDFLHTTVENAILTSPAFQFNNETICVQLLIGLCIDCDAHIVLRDYTNDKVLEMVTVKDSRRTKVHDLPMWKSVKITTNISASNYSSYNKVIIQLIPKLNKHSLNPLWAIANVRQCPQNGAFRAGVMICKQNSYYNWPTETCQKIFYNERAVVNPSSTMKPFINLRDANCPQGKIGPQCWSSCEYDLNSNSDCREIKICYEYGCTCAPGFFGDTCSTPCASHNYGHGCKETCGSCLYKGQCNKVTGVCTNGCNNAREIYIPPLCQTRVDKPSAPTIISTSETTILATAPITWKDEYDGLTIRFSFVIREQVKNGNQSWNKLFRNMTELTNYFENVEPGTTYHIGITLDIAGVEIHSDWQVAETKCNPTENFDVTPEENGMIIDWRINPNQLYSCPANWYLLEVRNIDTNENQLSISATSFPYKLQDLPSYTSFDVTIFHNNHKLLSKEIHTLEGVPSKVQDLRGVLLTNTQLILIWRPPYKPNGKIVRYEIILKVIEYYGCKDLKLPTPDNHIITKSTTEPTITISDLHPYTLYSAQVIVHNSRHFSAIAETIFNTTQSEIPSEVFSQLRVQGWNLSWRPPENCTTISGPLISSIKIQGISDAVQYFNVTNETQNYNLNLDQLYPKLNGVERYIATVYVIRDYRSKENVSAYQQYEFETPPAAPPKVTNVEVVEIDTRQTPDMIHLRWQSPRPPINGKLRDYIVELCNKYSGHCSVVEVQINESCDLWDDYICKVVQKSSTISETIKVLAHNINVTQPGLPVFVTDDMLHNTTPDAPENYTFTVNNNSVVDLKWLHPWKTGGHLRYFRIRIQEIFSNLRKNISLSPINETLEYPVTQYMRNYTERLHLFPSTQYVIYIQAVTIANKSSITKFVKIDTPSTAAFDGVLDVIVNKSDSTILLNIPSVLNDTQDSMMHIIVKGPNLCEQYLEVPENLRERVGVKMGEIAWQAAKVLTKEFAGKRFRIGDNQIYGNARNCSLKHEGFYEILIIVTEQNSSTEPIMLAKSFRIGEVPPKHHEAWVIPVILFLVVASAAFYLCRRKKQKLSNQLMQDEMVLSQNIENDKQEKSVISNSKQDLSTPSDRQSLSRATPKVQLIAIANNEEEEQEEMTSLVKVKGFEDYVRQGAK; via the exons ATGAAAAAAGCATCGATGAATGCGCTAACTATTTTCGCGTTCTTTATCTTTGCGAGTCAAATGTTACATATTCGCGCAAAAGTAACCGTATTGCGTGGATTAGCTAAAGACCTCAGCAGAGTAAAATCGATATGCTTCTCAGAGGACGATGGCGGTGCTCTTGTGTGGAACCACTATTTAATTTGGAGATATAATAAAGCAGAAGAAAACACATTTA AGTTTCACGGTTTAAATGAATTCAGCAATAATGAGACAGATTGCAAAATGAACGCAAACGAAGGCTGCTTGGAGTCATGGACTAAAACCAACTGGAGTCTTACAAATTCCATTAAAACAGCTATGGGTCCGGTATTCGATCAACGATGGGAAG AGTTTAAACagtatgaaaattttcaagataccTATGACTATGTAGATTTTGAACTCACTACCGAAGTAAAGCTCTCATTTTCGGTTCGTGGATCTCGCGACGCGTATATATTCATTTGCaacggaaaaaattatgatagaGATCTTTGCTATTGGATAGTAATAGGAGGTTGGGCCAATACAAAGTCCGTCATACGAAAGTGCACGTCGGGAGTGCCTCTACCCGGGAAATTTCCCAAGGGAAGTTCGGAATGCGGGAAAACACAAGATTACTTCTgg CACACACCATTGTCTGAAAGTGAATGGCGATCGTTTTTAATTACATGGGACCCTgcgatgagaaaaataattgtttatgaTACTGATAAGATTATTATGACTTATACAGACGAGGAAAGAAATAACTTACActcacataataattattacatgtatattagaAGCCCCACAGCGATGTTGCTTCGATTTCATATAT ATGACTTTCTGCATACGACTGTTGAGAATGCAATTTTAACAAGTCCTGCTTTCCAATTTAATAACGAAACAATATGCGTACAATTGTTAATTGGTCTTTGCATCGATTGCGATGCACATATAGTGTTGCGTGATTACACTAACGATAAAGTATTGGAAATGGTAACAGTAAAAGACTCACGGAGAACCAAGGTTCATGATTTGCCTATGTGGAAATCTGTCAAAATCACGACAAATATTTCAGCGAGCAATTACAGTAGTTATAACAAAgttataattcaattaattcctAAACTCAATAAGCATAGCTTGAATCCGTTGTGGGCGATAGCGAACGTTCGTCAATGTCCTCAAAATG gagCTTTCAGGGCGGGTGTAATGATTTGTAAacaaaatagttattataattgGCCAACTGAGACatgtcaaaaaatattttacaatgaaCGTGCTGTCGTGAATCCTTCATCAACCATGAAACCATTTATAAACCTGC gtGACGCAAATTGTCCTCAAGGAAAGATTGGACCGCAATGTTGGTCTTCCTGTGAATATGATCTAAATAGTAACTCTGATTGTCgagaaatcaaaatttgttacGAATATGGTTGTACGTGTGCTCCGGGTTTCTTCGGAGATACATGTTCTAcac CTTGTGCATCGCATAATTATGGACATGGCTGCAAAGAGACATGCGGCTCTTGTCTTTATAAAGGACAATGTAATAAAGTAACTGGAGTGTGTACTAATGGTTGCAACAATGCTAGAGAAATTTACATACCACCTTTATGTCAAACAA GAGTAGACAAACCCAGTGCACCTACGATTATCTCTACAAGCGAAACGACTATTTTAGCCACTGCTCCTATAACATGGAAGGACGAATATGATGGATTAACGAttcgattttcttttgttattcga GAACAAGTAAAAAACGGTAATCAATCATGGAACAAACTATTTCGAAATATGACAGAATTGACAAATTATTTTGAGAATGTGGAACCTGGAACTACGTATCATATCGGTATCACATTAGATATTGCTGGTGTGGAAATACATAGCGATTGGCAAGTAGCTGAAACTAAGTGCAATC CGACTGAAAACTTTGACGTAACGCCCGAAGAAAACGGCATGATAATTGATTGGCGAATCAATCCAAAT CAATTATATTCATGTCCGGCAAATTGGTATTTGCTGGAAGTTCGCAATATAGATACGAACGAAAACCAACTATCTATATCAGCTACGTCTTTCCCATATAAATTGCAAGATTTGCCGTCATACACTTCTTTTGATGTgacaatatttcataataatcacAAGTTATTATCCAAGGAAATTCATACACTTGAAGGCG TTCCATCTAAAGTGCAAGATCTTCGAGGTGTGTTATTGACTAATACACAACTCATTCTAATTTGGAGACCTCCATATAAACCGAACGGAAAAATAGTGcgatatgaaataattttgaag GTTATAGAATACTACGGTTGCAAGGATTTAAAATTGCCTACGCCGGATAATCACATTATTACAAAATCTACAACAGAGCCGACAATCACAATTTCAGATTTACATCCATACACATTGTATAGTGCGCAGGTTATAGTTCATAATTCACGACATTTCAGCGCAATCGCAGAGACAATCTTTAATACAACACAATCTG AGATACCATCAGAAGTATTTAGTCAGTTGAGAGTACAAGGTTGGAACTTGTCATGGCGTCCGCCCGAAAATTGCACTACGATTTCTGGGCCATTGATATCTAGCATAAAAATACAGGGTATTAGCGACGCTGTTCAATACTTCAATGTGACCAATGAAACTCAAAACTATAATCTCAACTTGGATCAATTATATCCAAAATTAAACGGTGTTGAACGATATATAGCAACAGTTTATGTAATAAGAGATTACAGGAGCAAAGAGAATGTCTCCGCATATCAGCAATATGAGTTTGAAACTCCGCCGGCGG CTCCGCCAAAAGTAACCAATGTGGAGGTTGTCGAGATTGATACTCGTCAAACGCCTGATATGATACACCTAAGATGGCAAAGCCCACGACCACCTATCAATGGAAAATTGCGTGATTATATTGTCGAGTTGTGTAACAAATATAGCGGACATTGCTCAGTTGTTGAAGTTCAAATCAATGAGTCTTGTGACTTGTGGGATGATTACATATGCAAAGTTGTTCAAAAATCGTCCACAATTTCTGAAACAATTAAG gTTTTAGCACACAATATAAACGTTACTCAACCAGGCCTTCCAGTTTTCGTAACTGACGATATGCTTCATAATACTA CGCCGGACGCACCTGAGAATTATACATTTACAGTCAACAATAACAGCGTGGTTGATTTAAAGTGGCTCCATCCCTGGAAGACAGGTGGTCATCTGAGGTATTTTCGTATACGGATACAAGAAATCTTTTCAAACCTGAGAAAGAACATTTCCCTATCACCTATTAATGAAACACTTGAATACCCGGTGACACAATACATGCGTAACTATACCGAACGATTGCATTTATTCCCATCAACGCAATACGTCATTTATATCCAAGCTGTGACGATTGCGAATAAGTCTAGCATCACAAAGTTTGTGAAAATTGATACGCCTTCAACCGCAGCCTTTGACGGCGTTCTAGACGTCATAGTAAACAAATCCGATTCcacgatattattaaatataccgTCTGTCTTAAACGACACTCAAGACAGCATGATGCACATTATTGTAAAAGGTCCTAATCTCTGCGAGCAATATTTGGAAGTACCTGAGAATCTGCGAGAACGAGTAGGTGTGAAGATGGGCGAAATCGCTTGGCAAGCTGCTAAAGTTTTG ACCAAAGAATTTGCTGGCAAACGGTTCAGAATCGGCGACAATCAAATTTACGGCAATGCGAGGAATTGCTCATTAAAACATGAAggattttatgaaatattgattattgtaACCGAACAGAATTCGTCTACCGAGCCGATCATGCTTGCAAAATCGTTTCGCATCGGTGAGGTTCCGCCGAAGCATCACGAAGCATGGGTCATACCCGTTATATTATTCCTCGTTGTGGCAAGCGCAGCTTTTTACTTGTGCCGAAG GAAAAAGCAGAAATTGTCCAACCAGCTAATGCAAGACGAGATGGTTCTATCACAGAATATTGAAAACGACAAACAAGAGAAATCCGTGATATCGAATTCAAAGCAAGATCTGTCAACTCCTTCTGACAGACAATCCCTATCGCGAGCAACTCCGAAAGTCCAGCTGATCGCCATCGCAAACAACGAGGAAGAGGAGCAGGAGGAAATGACATCACTAGTAAAGGTGAAAGGTTTCGAAGATTACGTCAGACAGGGGGCAAAGTAA